The Plutella xylostella chromosome 30, ilPluXylo3.1, whole genome shotgun sequence genome contains a region encoding:
- the LOC105392472 gene encoding putative fatty acyl-CoA reductase CG5065 — translation MGFLEDRDLSNLPTIPEFYKGKTILITGGSGFMGKVLIEKLLYSCSELDRIYLLMRTKKGVRSEDRLTELYNSPWCFDRLKKEMPDIFMSKVSVVAGDVMEIGLGVSAEDRAMLINKVNIIFHVAASVRFDDPLSLAVKLNLRGTREIVELAKEVKDLKVLAHVSTSYSNTNRNPVEEVMYPPHADWRQTLEVAETMDEHTLRTLTPKYLGEIPNTYTFTKQLAEHVVYEQRGRLPIVIIRPSIVISSLSEPLPGWIENFNGPVGILVACGKGIMRSIYTDPDLVSDYIPVDIAIKNFIAASWLRGTKKLEPTDDIEIYNCCAGDLNHIKMGELVDIGKRLAVAYPLNDMLWNVGGDLTTSKTIHYIKVILFHLLPAIFVDAVLWLLGKKPMLIKVQRRIYIANLALQYYITQQWSFTNTNFVALRECIKKEDKDKFYYDVEGVDVYEYFKKSVEGGRRYLLKEKDEDLPKARAHYARVVILDKLTKCIFYGYLFWWILNSHWFQSCLLSLKETFVF, via the exons ATGGGTTTCTTAGAAGATCGGGATCTCAGTAATTTGCCAACGATTCCTGAATTTTATAAAGGGAAAACTATTTTGATCACTGGCGGCTCGG GCTTCATGGGTAAAGTCCTGATCGAGAAGCTACTCTACTCTTGCTCGGAGCTGGACCGCATCTACCTGCTGATGCGGACCAAGAAGGGAGTCAGGTCGGAGGATCGACTCACTGAGCTGTATAATTCACCG TGGTGTTTCGACCGTCTGAAGAAGGAGATGCCGGATATCTTCATGTCCAAAGTGTCAGTGGTCGCCGGGGACGTCATGGAGATCGGACTAG GAGTAAGCGCTGAAGACAGAGCCATGTTGATCAACAAAGTAAACATTATCTTCCATGTTGCAGCTAGTGTAAG ATTTGACGACCCACTGAGCTTAGCAGTTAAACTGAACTTGCGAGGCACACGCGAGATCGTGGAGCTCGCTAAAGAAGTCAAGGACTTAAAA GTGCTAGCGCACGTATCTACCTCCTACTCCAACACGAACCGCAACCCCGTGGAGGAGGTGATGTACCCGCCGCACGCGGACTGGAGGCAGACCCTGGAGGTGGCCGAGACCATGGACGAGCACACGCTGCGGACGTTGACGCCTAA ATATTTAGGTGAAATACCAAATACGTATACCTTCACGAAGCAACTAGCAGAGCACGTGGTTTATGAGCAACGAGGACGGTTACCCATAGTAATTATTAGGCCTTCTATTG TAATCAGTAGTCTGTCGGAGCCGTTACCAGGGTGGATAGAAAACTTCAACGGCCCAGTTGGTATTCTCGTAGCATGTGgaaaag GGATCATGCGGAGCATCTACACAGACCCTGATCTAGTGTCGGACTACATCCCAGTAGATATTGCCATCAAGAACTTCATCGCTGCTTCGTGGCTACGTGGAACGAAGAA acTGGAACCAACAGACGACATTGAGATTTACAATTGCTGTGCTGGAGATCTCAACCATATAAAAATGGGTGAATTAGTTGATATTGGCAAGAGACTGGCCGTGGCGTATCCATTGAACGACATGCTGTGGAATGTTGGTGGCGATCTAACTACCTCTAAAACAATCCATTACATTAAG GtcattttattccacttgttgCCAGCGATCTTCGTTGATGCTGTCCTATGGCTGCTTGGAAAGAAACCAAT GTTGATCAAAGTCCAACGCCGCATATACATTGCCAACCTGGCCCTCCAGTACTACATCACACAGCAATGGAGCTTCACCAATACGAATTTCGTCGCATTACGAGAATGTATAAAAAAGGAAGACAAAGATAAGTTTTACTATGACGTTGAGGGCGTAGATGTGTACGAATATTTTAAGAAATCCGTCGAGGGCGGCCGAAGATATTTACTCAAGGAGAAAGATGAAGATTTGCCGAAGGCTAGGGCGCATTATGCAAG GGTCGTCATCCTCGACAAACTGACGAAGTGTATTTTCTACGGATACCTGTTCTGGTGGATATTGAACTCACACTGGTTCCAGAGCTGTCTACTGAGTCTGAAGGAGACTTTCGTTTTTTAG